The DNA region ATTTGCATGTCTCATGTACTAGCACATTGTGTCATGAatttttccttctttttttATTGGTACAAAAGTGAAATGAATTGCACTGGAATTGTATCAATACAGTTCATAGTGCCTGTGACTGCCATATTCCTTGTTAATTTATCAAGGAATGTGTTTTGTGCTCCATGAGAAAGCAAAGGTTACACATCAAACAGTACAGGGCACAACCAACAAAAGATAATGTAGCTAATAACAAATTCTTATCCTTGGAAGTATTATTCTAGAGAAAAGATATCCCTGTTGGTGAGAATAAAACTTCTTACTCCTTATGCTAGGAGTTTTGAAttagatctaactgaagctgcATGAACTGATCAACTATGTCTTGCTATCAGCATGCAGAACATCAGCAATCGATATAAAACCAAAGAAATGACCATACATATATGAGAAATATGCAGCGATGCAATAACGTAACCTGATAATTGCATTACAGTAACTCACATCCTGCTAAGTGTTTCCACCTGTAGGCAATTTGTTACGTAGATCATCACCTAGCTTATGCTGCAAGATTTTCATCAGCTAAAAGTAGCATCTGCACTATAGATTCCATAGTTGGCCTTTTGTTCCTGTCTTCATCCAAGCATGAGACAGACAATCTGATCAGTGTCCTTACCTGCGTGTAGTTGAATTGTCCGTTCAGCCTGCAATCCACAACCTCGGCGATTGAAGAGGGTTCCTCTCTATCCAACATATCAGCAAGCGTTCCTACAAGCTTCCTGAGCACCCTATGCACCTCTTCATCGGCACCTACAGCCAGGTCGAGAACTCGTTTACCCAACAGTAGCTCAAGAAGCAAAACCCCATAGCTATACACGTCAACTTTGGCCGTGATCTTAAGGCTGCTGATCCACTCTGGAGCGATGTAGCCTATGGTTCCTCGCACTCGTGACACATTCTGATCGGTTCCACCTCTGTTCAACAGTTTCGCCAACCCAAAGTCGGCAATCTTGGGTTCTAGATTCTGATCCAAGAGTATGTTCTCCGGTTTCACGTCACAGTGTATTACCCACTCAAGACATTCATGGTGAAGATAAGCCAAACCCTTCGCTACACCTAACGCAATATTAAATCTCTGCCTCCACTCTAGCAGAATGTTGCCTTTGAATAGGATGTTAGCTAATGATCCATTCTCAATATACTCGGTGACCAACATCCTGTGTGAGCTTTCAGAGCAAAACCCCCATATCCTTACTAGATTCATATGATTAATCCTCCCAATTATGCTCAACTCTGCTTGAAACTCCTCCTCGCATTGCCTTACATTTTCCAGCATCTTAATAGCCACTCCTCGACTATCATCTAAGATTCCCTTGTAGACGATCCCTGAGCCTCCTCTTCCAAGCTCATCTTTGAAATTTCTGGTTGCCTTCACCAACTCTTTGTAGCTGTATCTTCtgaagttgctagccatcacctTGTACCCTTCCTCAACTGCCTGTATTTCTGACACTCCCAACTCTCTTCTCAAAACAAAGTACCATACAGACGCAATGAAGAAAACTTCAAGAACAAAAATTGCACCTGCAAACCCGTAGAAGTAGAGCCATTTTGCTTCCCCCTGACTGGTCTTGTGAATCTCCGGAAATGGTTCCACCGGCATTTTATTGCTCATCTGTCTACAATCAGGATGGTACTCTCTTGAAACAAGCAAATCAATTCGGGGAACAGAGATGCCTGAAATATTAACACTCATGGGGAGCTTGAGATACATTGTGCGATATGACTTGTCAGGCGGCGTGTATGCCTTCCCATTGAAAAGGGAAGACTTTGGATAGCATGACCCTGTTCCTTGCTGGTACAGAAAGCCTTTGCAGGTGCAATCGCTCCTACATATGTTCTTGCAAGCCTCCAAGGATACCTGGTcacgatgcagctgatcagatCCCCAATAGTCAGTGCCTGGAAGTGGCACGAACTGGACAGGTTGCACTTGGTCAACAGTACAGTTAATGTCTACTTGAGGACTACAGCCTTGGCTCCAGTTCCCAGGGTTGCTCATCACATAACCTGGTGGGCAAAAGCATGTAGGTGCAGGCAAGTAGTGGCAGATCCCATTTGGACCACAGAAACCATGAATATTGCAGGGCTGAGACATTGCAATCCAGGAAACCGACCATCCCCCATTTGAACTGTTCAAGCTGTAGAGCCGGAGATTGCCATCAGGATCCAGAGTGAGCCTTCTTTTGATCCCAAGACCTTGATCAGAGGCAACAAGTGCTTGCTGGTTGGCGAAATCACTCGAAAAGAAATTTCCGATATCATCTAGACCCCCAAACCTTGTGTTGTTATACCGATTCCTGTTATTCTGATACTCCCCATTGTCAGGGTCTGGCCAATATATTTCATGAACTTCGGCATCGTCATATAAAAGGGACAATATCGAGGAGTCTGTGAAATGGAATATGTTGTGCCCTGGAACATGCAATCCTGTAGTGGAGACCAGCTTGGTAGCTGCAGTTATGCGCTGGGTGGGAAGCAGGGTATCTGTTGGTGAATCAAAGCTCTGCCACACAATGCTGCTGGAGTTCTTCATGACAAGGTTCCCAGTATCCAGGAGCTGGGCATACTGCACGCCTGCTGAGTTGTCGCCTTCGGCTTGCCATACCACCGCACCATCGTAGTCAGTGAGAACCAAGGCTCTGCCTTTCTTCAGAGTGACTGCCGCCCCCCTGGCGTGCACAGGGCGGCCGCGGTTCGCAGTCCAGACGACAGTCTTGCTCGAGTGGGTGTACCATATCGAGAAGGTGAAGGCGTTGGTGTAGATGCTGTAGAAGCCGCAGGTGAAAGTGCCATCCCGCGAGCGCAGGATGTCAGTCTGGTCCTTGTCGACGGAGAGCGAGGATCCCAGCAGTAGAGTGTCTCGAGGCGCAGCACTCGAGAGGAGGGGATGCAGTGATAATAGGAGTGGAAGGATGGTGAGGAATGTTGCCATGGCTGAAGTCTGAACAGATGGTAGGGCTGATGAGGGGGGCTGCTTCTCAAGCTCTCTTATGTCCAAGCTGCACTTCTCAATTCTCCTCTCATACGTTGTCCGTGGGCACGGAGGGTAGGCGTTCAGGATCACAGCCATATTCAAAGCTGTTCCTCATGTTTAATATGGCTGACTGGAGTAAATGAGGTACTTTGCCTTTATGCCAGCATTTGATTTATGCATTATCTTGCGTCCTAACCATTACTATATTGCTACCTAACTTGGTCTATCTTTTGTTAAATTAATCTGTGATTCGAACAGAAGGCAAGATTTCAAAGGGGAATGCACATGGCTTAGCTTCTGTTCCTAGTCAAATTTGGACACCTACTCATGGGGACTCTGACAGAGACTGATGTGAGTTTTCCAAACGGATTGGTTTCCATTTGCAGTCGTCGCAGTCTTGGTCAAGAAACAAATGGACACATTTTGATGGCATCTACCTCACGAGGCTACAAGTTGCTTAGCTCATGTGAAGGCGAGCGAACCATACCAAAATCGGCTGCCGCAGATGCAACGAACAGAGCCTAATAATTGAATAATGCAAGATGGCACGTGTGACGTGCCCTTTGCATCCTGCGCTCACAGAAGAACAAAATACGTTGACTGACGAAGGGAGTCTGCAAATTCATTTTTCGTGCGCGGGTCCCACAACTCGTTGTCTACGCTGGAGCCAGTGAACCATTTGCTTTTGTTCGGCTTCCGTGGATTCCAATTTCCAAAGGTCGAGCCAGGGACTGGAGCTGTCCAAGAGTCCAGGCATGGGTGCCACTTCTctttgttttcttttctttttgctcTAACGGAAGGGATTCGTTTGCAAATAACGAGCGCGGGGCTTGTTTTGAGATTTATGTGTCATGGCATGGCAGTGACTGGTCAGTTTTTGGTTACCACGAGTGTGGAAAAACATGCTGATGAGTTATTCTGTTCAATGCAATGGCCCATGGCGTCCGTATCAGTGACTAATTGCTAACTGCAATTTGCAGTAGATAAATTGATCTGATGTTGAGTTTTCCGTTGATGAAATATTTAGGATACAAGTTTGATAACAGCACGCACGGCACATCCATCTCCTACCCTTgtctgatttttttttaatCTCGTTTATACCTGTGCAACATACTACATAGGCTGAGCTATCTTCAAAATGTAATTTTGTACATGCTATTGAACATGCCTAAGCTAGGTGTTTTCTTCGTTTGCTTCACATGGTGCCATGAACTCAGAGTGGCTAGTTGAATTTGCTAGTATAGTATGGTTTGTTAGACTTCCAAGAACACACTGGTGGTGTCTGGTGTGTGAGGCATGACAGGCACGAGTTCAGCACCATATCCATGGCGTCATATCCAACTGCTCGCCATTTTGACATGGATGACTTGGATGGGATAATTTGAAGTTGAAGACAACCAGTCTGAACTGCATCGAAGTCTGAATAATAGCGGTACATTTCAGTTACTACTTTTTCGACGAGTGTTTGATTTTGGAAAGATGGAACTGCTCATCAATcaattttcttcttcttctttcatATAATCAGGCTTTCCATGGCCGGTACTGGGGTGCCTGTTCAAGATCGCCGGACTGACCACGCGCTTCGACCTCAAGATGCCCATCCTCGTCGTCAACCGCAGCTCATTGCCCCCACGTCCACCCCGACGCCTCGGACTGGGAGAGGAGCTGTCCGCGGTGACCACACACCAGGCGCCCATCCGCGTCTTCTTGTTCGCCACCGATCTCTGCCTCGGCGGCGGTCCGCGGCGTCAACGGCTTGACGCAGCTCCAGGAAgactctcgccgccggccagctCGTCTCGCTGCCTAAAATTCCGCGAGGCGCCGTCCAGTTGagctccgcccgccgccgtggTAGTCGGGTCGACGGGGCCACCGGCAACGCCCGCTTGCTACCGTCGTGCCGCGAGCCCGGTCCCTGTcccccgcgcgcggcgcggcagggcAGAGCCGACGAGGAGTGGAAGCGATGAGGGGCCCCGGCAGGCGCGGCGAGACAATCCGTCGAACATGTTGAGGGCTCGGCCCGCTCGTGCCCCTCATGCGGGGAGGGCGGCCGGTGCAGGGACGACGGAGCTGGTCGTCGGCTGTCCCCGCCCGCTCCGCCCTCCCCACGCAGCGCGAGTCGCTCGTGCTCCCCCTTCCGCGGCGCGCGCCCGTGCTTATACATCCCGGGCAGCTGGCGTGCGCGCGGGGCTATGATTCGTGTGCCGCGGCGCGCGCAATGCCGAGCGTGAGCTTGCTcggtgctgctggtgctggaGGCCAACATCATCacgacggccgccgcgccctctGCATCACCGCGCCAGCTGCCAGGACACGATTAGCGTGAGGTTTTGTTGCAGGTGAGGACGTTCGATCATCTGCGCATTGATTGGATGGAGACGAATATGACTCCGCTTCGCCTTGATTTGGTAGGTGTTGGAGTAATTGTTGGTTATTACTAACAAGCACATAACAAAAAGGAATTTTCTTTTTAAATTCTAAAAAACAGAAAGGAATGGAACCAAACTGACGCACAACAGAAAAGCGATGTAGTATTATCTCATATTAATTGATCGATTATTCAGCCAAGAAACTTACAAGACTAGTACTCCTCCATATCTGCCCTCTGTGGCTCTATAACAAGGAAGTGCTATGAAGTCGAGGAGACTAGATGAACAGTAGTAGCTCGGCATGGTCGTCTCATAAGCTTCAGTTCTTGGCAGCCACCTTGGTTCTCTTCAAGAATCTGGGAATAGGCAGCTCGCTCGGATCCGGTGACTTGACGAACAACGGAAACGTAGGTAAAGGCACCTCGCTCGGGTGCGGCGCCTTCGTGAACGCCGGGCCAGCATAGTACTCCACCGCCACCGGCTCTGCATCCTCCTCCGGCTTCGCCTTCTTCTCGCTTCGCTCGACCTCCACCGATGGTGCTCGGCTCAAGGTCCTCTTTGCTCTGATCAGACTGATCTCCCTCGACGGCGACCGCCCCACCTGCTCGACGCCGATCTCCTTCCTCCTGATCTTGTCTCTTGTCCAGTCATCACTCGGGGAGCCCGGAACAGTGGACGAGGCGCGGGTGACGAGCTTGTCCACCACCACCGGCTCTGCATCCTCCTCCGGCTTCGCCTTCTGCTCCTCCTCCAGCTTCGCCTTCTTCTCGCTTCGCTCGACCTCCACCGATGGTGCTCGGCTCAATGTCCTCTTTGCTTTGATCGGACTGATCTCCCTCGACGGCGACTGCCCCACACGCTCGACGCCGATCTCCTTCCTCTCGGCCTTGTCTCTAATCCAGTTGTCGCTCAGGGACGCGCGGCCCGGAACGCTCGACGAGGTACGGGCAGCAAGCTTGTCCTTGGTCCAACTCTCGCTCGCCGATGCGCGGCCAGGCTTCTTGCTGTTCCAAGCCGACCGCTCCCTCGCACAGCCTGCACGTGAGAAAGTAGCGGCAGGGGTGATCGTGCACACGGCAGCCATGTGTGACAAGCCGCACGCGTGCACGTTAACAGGAAAATAGATAAAACAAGTACGAAAGCGGAAAATGAACGTATGCAGAAACTAGACGGAAGATTAATTGATAAGTAAAGATATTAACTTAGGATGGAAACTAAACGATTAATAACTGAAGACGGAAACTAGATGAgaaaggattacctgaagcgaTGAATTAGACAAGATAACACGAAACTAAATCTAGCTAGAAGGACGGAAACACTAAGGAAAGACAGAAACAAACCTGCACTAAACAGAACAGCAAACAAATAATCTAAACTAGACGAGAAAACTAAATAAAAAAGAAATACTAATAATGCGAAAAGAAATATACTAATAAAAGACAGAAACTTTATTAATTAacagaaagaaaaaggaaaagagcgAGCGCGCGCGAACCGTTGCCTTTGGACGAATCGCCGAAGCTTTCGGACGCAAAGCAAACGTTAATGCGGAGGGGGGAGGGAGGCCTCCGTACCCCCTTGTTTTTATACCACCGTATACCAGACCGTATTGTATTCGAAATCGGTATGCCAGCTGGTATACGTACGCGTTTGGGGGTACGGCGGTTTAGCCCACCACGGCCCCACCGCCTTCCCCCGCCAGCCCACGCCTCGCAAGCGCCGCCCCCCTTGCCGGCGCACCCGCTCCGCCCCAGTTCCCACCACTCTGTCGCCAGCCATAGTCCGCCCCTCCGCGGCCTCCCGGCGTGCCAGCTGGCTACGGCGGGCCTCTCCCCAACCCTCCGCCAACCGGCAGACCGCGGCGccccctcgccgcctccgccgccgaccaccGCCTACCGGTTAAACCGCAACCAGCGGCGACCTTGCCGGCGCCCCGGCTCTCCGCACCGCCATATTCCtgcccacgccgccccgccgtgctcGCTTCAACTCCGCCGCCCAACCCGCCGCCCTGCCCGACTGCATTTTCCGGCTCCGATTACTCGGGTTTCTGGCTCCATTGGAAGATGCGCGAGGCTAGAAGGCCAGAGCAGCAAGCTCCAAGGAAGAGGACGTCTAGGTTGTGGCAACCATATGCAGAGATGACAGAGACGGAAATGCCCGAAATCGTGGATGCGGTGGACGCGTTTGGACGAAAAATGTGCTTGCCGGAAGATGATTCCGGGGTGGCGTTTGCCGGAAGAGTTGGACCGATTGTGCTGCGGCGCGGACACCGAGCAGGCGTCCTTCGAAGGTGGCCACGCTGATGTGGGCATGTGGCCATTGTTCAATTCACCTTTCTTCACTGCAGAAGTTTTATTATCCTAGTTACTGCTCGCCATAAGGAACTGGCAGACTGGAAACGATGCCTGTGTGGCTGTGTGTCAACATATCAGTTTATCTGCATAGAAGGGTCAGGCAACTTGCATTGGAAGGCTAAAAGAAGATATGTTCAGAATTGACAGAAGTGCTGTTgagaagtaaaaaaaaaaggctTACCACTGGAATTATTCCGGTGCTTAACATGGCACATATCTGCTGGAAAATGAGTATGGGACATGGAGAAGTCACACAGTGGGATTAAGCTGGTGCTTAACATGAGTTTCCAGTGCATGTTACTTGAATGGTGTCACATTGCCCTGTCTGTTGGACACTCGTTGTCCTGTGGTTCCCTTAAGAATACTCGCTTTGTAAAGATGAGGTAACTTCTCTGTGGAAGCCACTGTATCTTTCTCAATGCTTATAGAAATGTTAACTGCCATGATGAAAATTTTGATCTCAGTGAC from Panicum hallii strain FIL2 chromosome 9, PHallii_v3.1, whole genome shotgun sequence includes:
- the LOC112876564 gene encoding putative receptor protein kinase ZmPK1; translated protein: MAVILNAYPPCPRTTYERRIEKCSLDIRELEKQPPSSALPSVQTSAMATFLTILPLLLSLHPLLSSAAPRDTLLLGSSLSVDKDQTDILRSRDGTFTCGFYSIYTNAFTFSIWYTHSSKTVVWTANRGRPVHARGAAVTLKKGRALVLTDYDGAVVWQAEGDNSAGVQYAQLLDTGNLVMKNSSSIVWQSFDSPTDTLLPTQRITAATKLVSTTGLHVPGHNIFHFTDSSILSLLYDDAEVHEIYWPDPDNGEYQNNRNRYNNTRFGGLDDIGNFFSSDFANQQALVASDQGLGIKRRLTLDPDGNLRLYSLNSSNGGWSVSWIAMSQPCNIHGFCGPNGICHYLPAPTCFCPPGYVMSNPGNWSQGCSPQVDINCTVDQVQPVQFVPLPGTDYWGSDQLHRDQVSLEACKNICRSDCTCKGFLYQQGTGSCYPKSSLFNGKAYTPPDKSYRTMYLKLPMSVNISGISVPRIDLLVSREYHPDCRQMSNKMPVEPFPEIHKTSQGEAKWLYFYGFAEIQAVEEGYKVMASNFRRYSYKELVKATRNFKDELGRGGSGIVYKGILDDSRGVAIKMLENVRQCEEEFQAELSIIGRINHMNLVRIWGFCSESSHRMLVTEYIENGSLANILFKGNILLEWRQRFNIALGVAKGLAYLHHECLEWVIHCDVKPENILLDQNLEPKIADFGLAKLLNRGGTDQNVSRVRGTIGYIAPEWISSLKITAKVDVYSYGVLLLELLLGKRVLDLAVGADEEVHRVLRKLVGTLADMLDREEPSSIAEVVDCRLNGQFNYTQVRTLIRLSVSCLDEDRNKRPTMESIVQMLLLADENLAA